A genomic segment from Solenopsis invicta isolate M01_SB chromosome 5, UNIL_Sinv_3.0, whole genome shotgun sequence encodes:
- the LOC113003080 gene encoding uncharacterized protein LOC113003080 — translation MEEKNNVLVNSTPSIEYTLRPITYISWLLGAGVARPRNYSKAITIIKQIVYLIVCITNMVIVGRDVFIYGSVFALESNIFEFVYFLNIVTFHVSAYYNVCHGIRQYEKWPELMDKINELDQKIRRQTPINDQPIKNVEALAILTTFAWFPLTTIVYFLYYYFTNPEYIYVFTVLYIYIVTQSLINSFVFDVVVYVLYYRFKTVNKLIRHLNEQNNLNESLFDPSLIALKIRRIREIYTGICHLISTVNDIYRVHLLLCSVNCFITIVTLLFTTYLNVVEKNYTYILLNNIIVMLCATQFGLMCWICTLTRQESDEIGRSVHEIVFYCKPVNRDKLNGAGNHFDLEIRQSFENLDSEQNFNRSCNHNLNYLVLENFLRRYLDRDCIRNEINDFSIQLQQYRVAFSACNFFEVNNALFSGFVGMIITYSIIFIQFYQRPENLDTNLVDHLIKIF, via the exons atggaagaaaaaaacaatgtgCTTGTGAACAGTACGCCGTCGATAGAATACACCTTACGTCCAATAACGTACATTTCGTGGCTCCTGGGTGCTGGTGTTGCACGTCCGCGAAATTATTCCAAGGcaataacgataataaaacaaattgtcTATCTGATCGTGTGTATCACTAACATGGTAATAGTCGGGAgagatgtttttatttatggtaGTGTTTTCGCCCTTGAGAGCAACATATTCGAGTTTGTATACTTTTTGAACATCGTGACGTTCCATGTATCAGCGTATTACAATGTTTGTCACGGAATCAGACAGTACGAAAAGTGGCCAGAATTGATGGACAAAATAAATGAACTTGATCAGAAGATCAGAAGGCAAACACCTATTAATGACCAGCCTATAAAAAACGTGGAAGCGCTAGCGATTCTAACGACGTTCGCTTGGTTCCCTTTAACCACGAtcgtatattttctttattattactttacaaATCCAGAGTATATTTACGTGTTCACCGTTTTGTACATCTACATAGTAACTCAGTCCTTGATCAACAGTTTCGTTTTCGACGTTGTCGTCTATGTGCTCTATTATAGATTTAAAACGGTAAATAAATTGATCAGACActtaaatgaacaaaataatttgaatgaatCACTATTTGATCCGTCACTGATCGCGCTAAAGATTAGACGCATCAGAGAAATTTATACGG GTATTTGTCACCTGATCAGCACGGTAAACGATATTTACAGAGTTCATCTCCTCCTTTGTTCAGTGAACTGCTTCATTACGATTGTGACTCTGCTTTTCACAACCTACTTGAACGTTGTGgagaaaaattatacatatatattgttaaataatattattgtgatgCTGTGTGCCACGCAATTTGGTCTGATGTGCTGGATTTGCACATTGACGCGTCAAGAATCCGACGAGATCGGAAGATCTGTACATGAAATAGTATTTTATTGCAAACCTGTAAATCGTGATAAGTTAAATGGGGCGGGAAATCATTTCGATTTAGAGATACGTCAGTCATTTGAAAACTTGGACAGCgagcaaaattttaatagaagcTGCAATCACAATCTGAATTACCTCGTATTAGAAAATTTCTTGCGCAGGTACTTGGACCGCGACTGTATCAGGAACGAGATCAATGATTTTTCGATTCAACTGCAACAGTATCGAGTGGCATTTTCGGCTTGCAATTTCTTTGAAGTGAACAATGCTCTCTTCAGTGGT tttGTCGGGATGATCATCACTTATTCAATAATCTTCATTCAATTCTATCAACGACCCGAAAATCTAGATACAAACCTAGTagatcatttaattaaaatattttga
- the LOC120357952 gene encoding uncharacterized protein LOC120357952 encodes MEEKNNVQVTNTPSIEYILRPITYTSWLLGVGIARPRNSSKAIMIIKRVVYLVVYIVHQIYYAIRFVKFNNEFATGSSISELVYILAIVTFYVLAYYSAYDGIKQYGKWPELMDKINELDQKIRKQIPINDRPVKNLVILAILTTLVWCPLALIVYVLYYYFTNSEISYVSAILNIFVEVPFFISNFVFNIIVYVIYYRFKTINKLIGQLNKSLSDPSWITLKVRRIRELHTGICHLVSMINDIYGLYLLFHSMNCFVAVTCTLFIIYEEVLAKNYPYTLINCIFCIIKFGQFGLMCRICTLAHQESDKIGRSIYEIIFNRKFMNLGKINETKIQSSLEIYPPFEDSDSEQNSSSGHNLNYSVFENLSRRNLDRDCVRKEINDFLVQLQQSRVAFTACDYFEINNALFSGFVGTIITYLIIFIQLYQRPKNLDENVNSRMFTEK; translated from the exons ATGGAGGAAAAAAACAACGTGCAAGTGACCAACACGCCATCGATAGAATACATCTTACGTCCAATAACGTATACTTCGTGGCTCCTGGGAGTTGGTATTGCACGTCCGAGAAATTCTTCCAAGgctataatgataataaaacgtGTTGTTTATCTGGTTGTCTATATCGTTCACCAGATATACTATGCGATAAGattcgttaaatttaataatgaattcGCTACTGGAAGCAGCATATCTGAATTAGTATACATCTTGGCCATCGTGACGTTCTACGTATTGGCGTATTACAGCGCTTATGATGGGATCAAGCAGTACGGAAAGTGGCCAGAACTGATGGACAAAATAAATGAACTTGATCAGAAGATCAGGAAACAAATACCCATCAATGACAGACCAGTAAAAAACTTGGTAATACTAGCAATTCTAACGACGCTCGTTTGGTGTCCTTTAGCTCTGATCGTATACGttctttattattactttacaaATTCAGAGATTAGTTACGTGTCTGCAATCCTGAATATTTTCGTGGAAGTCCCGTTCTTCATAAGCAACTTCGTCTTCAATATTATCGTCTATGTAATCTATTATAGATttaaaacgataaataaattgattgggCAGTTGAACAAATCACTATCCGATCCGTCATGGATCACACTAAAGGTTAGACGCATCAGAGAATTGCATACGG GTATTTGTCATCTGGTCAGTATGATAAACGACATTTACGGCCTTTATCTTCTCTTTCATTCAATGAATTGCTTTGTCGCGGTTACGTGTACATTGTTCATAATCTACGAAGAAGTTTTGGCGAAAAACTACCCGTATACATTGATAAATTGTatcttttgtataataaaatttggacAATTTGGTTTGATGTGTCGGATTTGCACACTCGCGCATCAAGAATCTGACAAAATCGGAAGAtctatatatgaaattatatttaatcgcAAATTTATGAATCTTGGTAAGATAAACGAGacaaaaattcaatcaagtttaGAGATATATCCGCCATTTGAGGACTCGGACAGCGAGCAAAATTCTAGCAGTGGTCACAATCTGAATTATAGCGTCTTCGAAAATCTCTCGCGCAGAAACTTGGATCGCGACTGTGTCAGGAAAGAAATCAATGATTTTTTAGTTCAACTACAACAGTCTCGAGTAGCATTTACGGCTTGCGAttactttgaaataaataatgctcTCTTCAGTGGT tttgtcGGGACGATCAtcacttatttaataatcttcaTTCAATTGTATCAACGACCCAAAAATCTAGACGAGAACGTAAATAGTAGAATGTttactgaaaaataa